Proteins found in one Nostoc sp. NIES-3756 genomic segment:
- a CDS encoding IS5 family transposase, whose product MGKAYKSNLSLEQYKLISDLIAEAKPGGRKREVDMWEVINAIFYILVEGVR is encoded by the coding sequence ATGGGTAAAGCATACAAGAGCAACCTGAGCTTAGAACAATATAAATTGATTAGTGACCTAATTGCGGAAGCGAAACCAGGTGGTCGAAAACGTGAAGTCGATATGTGGGAGGTAATTAACGCAATTTTCTACATTTTGGTAGAAGGAGTTAGATAG
- a CDS encoding DUF6875 domain-containing protein: MQLYTLFEIERLQQDIHYLVEVMEWVKNFLAKPHADLGRSGSVCPFIPYSIKSDSILMAVIRVKNLAPKQVEDIVFKHRDIFLDIEPRDKKSCINKAFLLIFPDIDMDDAATLIDDIQQKLKPFFVEKGLMIGEFHKRTATRGLHNPNFYPLRSPIPLLAIRFMVEADLPFLMNTENIHLRVQYLEAYLQHFQKEAKDETRLNKAYQELVLAREKITKENFINLDYERLSHKNLSCPFLD; encoded by the coding sequence ATGCAGCTTTATACATTGTTTGAGATTGAGCGGCTTCAGCAAGACATTCATTATCTAGTTGAAGTTATGGAATGGGTAAAAAATTTTTTAGCAAAACCTCACGCAGATTTAGGTAGAAGTGGTTCTGTATGCCCTTTTATCCCCTACTCAATCAAGTCTGATAGCATTCTTATGGCGGTAATTCGTGTTAAAAATTTAGCACCTAAACAAGTAGAAGATATTGTGTTCAAACATCGAGATATCTTCTTAGACATAGAACCACGAGATAAAAAATCCTGTATCAATAAAGCTTTCTTACTCATCTTCCCTGATATTGATATGGACGATGCTGCCACTCTCATTGATGATATTCAACAAAAACTCAAACCCTTCTTTGTGGAAAAAGGTCTAATGATTGGAGAATTTCACAAACGTACAGCAACTAGGGGACTGCATAATCCAAATTTCTATCCTCTACGTAGTCCTATTCCCCTGTTAGCTATACGTTTCATGGTTGAAGCTGATTTACCTTTTCTCATGAATACAGAGAATATACATTTACGTGTTCAATATCTAGAAGCTTATTTACAGCATTTTCAGAAAGAAGCGAAAGATGAAACAAGGTTAAATAAAGCTTATCAAGAGTTGGTTTTAGCTAGAGAGAAAATCACAAAAGAAAATTTTATTAATTTAGACTATGAAAGACTCTCTCATAAAAATCTATCATGCCCCTTTCTAGACTAG
- a CDS encoding non-ribosomal peptide synthetase, which yields MQINKKQSYSQTKNNVDSFNNVKNTVIAQQINNTQLCVHQMFEAQVEKSPDAVAVVCLDENEFAERATQTIVADKPSELTYRHLNQRANQLAHHLRTLGVGSEVLVGIYMERSLEMIVAILGVLKAGGAYVPLDPAYPPERLAFILEDTKTPVMLTQEKLLGKLPTHGTQVVCVDSEWKEISRNSQENPVNWTTPENLIYVIYTSGSTGQPKGVMISHCGICNQLHWRQTTFKLTDTDKVLQTISFSFDPSVWQIFWPLCFGAQLILPRLGGHQDSAYLVKTIVEQQITVLAMVPSMLRVLLEEKGIENCQNLKHITCGGEALTVELLERFFVRLNLDNVLHNCYGPTEASIDASFWTCQRQTNYVTTPIGRPIANAEIYILDSDLQPIPVGELGELHIGGIGLARGYLNRPELTAQKFIPHPFNSSERLYKTGDLARYLSDGNIEFLGRLDQQVKIRGFRIELGEIEAKLLLHPSVQTSIVIAHEDKLDNKRLVAYVVPKTGQTLTTSELRDFLKQRLADYMIPSAFFMLKSLPLTPNGKVDRRALPTPGQNRPELAIDFIAPTDEVELKLTQIWQEALGINFIGVKDNFFDLGGHSLVALRLLSLIEQTFGKSLPLSTFLQAPTVEQVAKILQQEESPTLWKPLIPIQPNGKKPPLFCIHAADGNVMVFHNLVANLDADQPVYALQPHGLDGKKPFHTKIEDMASDYVREIRTIQPQGPYLLAGYSAGGVIAFEMAQQLVAQGEKVELLGLFDTYSSAYFHESLSQWIFRHWRNFLGLKSQHKLKYLLIGIQEFFLNIKRDSNIDNAENVSLEYNRSPMEMSLFATQEQAVKDYCPQVYSGKITLFRSSEQPLWLAGDRKLGWQGLAEVEVHDIPGNHNNILRANVKFLGDKLRDCLKITNIEQ from the coding sequence ATGCAAATTAACAAAAAACAGTCATACTCTCAGACAAAAAATAATGTAGATAGCTTTAATAATGTTAAAAACACAGTAATTGCACAGCAGATTAATAACACTCAATTATGTGTTCATCAAATGTTTGAGGCACAGGTAGAAAAATCTCCTGATGCAGTTGCAGTGGTATGTCTAGATGAGAATGAATTTGCAGAACGTGCCACCCAAACTATCGTTGCTGACAAACCTAGTGAACTAACTTACCGACATTTAAATCAAAGAGCAAACCAACTAGCGCACCACCTGCGTACTTTAGGAGTTGGTTCTGAGGTATTGGTTGGTATATACATGGAGCGTTCCTTAGAGATGATAGTAGCAATACTAGGAGTTCTCAAAGCTGGTGGCGCTTATGTACCTTTAGATCCGGCTTATCCTCCAGAACGGTTAGCCTTCATTTTAGAGGATACCAAAACACCAGTCATGCTCACCCAGGAGAAATTGCTTGGTAAACTACCAACTCATGGAACGCAGGTAGTTTGTGTGGACTCAGAGTGGAAAGAAATCAGCCGTAATAGCCAAGAGAATCCTGTAAATTGGACAACACCAGAGAATCTAATCTACGTCATTTACACTTCTGGCTCTACAGGACAACCAAAGGGTGTGATGATTTCCCATTGTGGTATTTGCAATCAACTACATTGGCGACAAACAACCTTTAAATTAACCGATACAGATAAAGTCCTGCAAACTATATCTTTTAGCTTTGACCCCTCTGTCTGGCAGATATTTTGGCCGTTATGCTTCGGCGCACAGTTAATATTGCCCCGTCTAGGCGGACATCAAGACAGTGCTTATCTTGTGAAGACAATTGTTGAACAACAGATTACTGTTTTAGCAATGGTTCCCTCTATGCTGCGCGTTTTGCTGGAGGAGAAAGGAATTGAGAACTGCCAAAACCTTAAGCATATTACCTGTGGTGGTGAAGCTTTAACAGTCGAACTCCTAGAACGCTTTTTTGTCCGTCTCAACTTAGATAATGTTCTGCATAATTGCTATGGCCCCACAGAAGCCTCTATTGATGCCAGCTTTTGGACATGCCAGCGCCAGACAAATTATGTCACCACTCCCATTGGTCGCCCCATTGCTAACGCAGAGATTTATATTCTAGACTCTGATTTACAACCTATACCTGTGGGCGAACTTGGGGAATTACATATTGGTGGTATTGGTTTGGCACGCGGTTATCTCAATCGTCCCGAATTAACAGCACAGAAATTCATTCCTCACCCTTTTAATTCATCAGAGCGCCTTTATAAAACTGGAGACTTAGCGCGTTACTTGAGCGATGGTAACATTGAGTTCCTCGGTCGCCTTGATCAGCAAGTGAAGATTCGTGGCTTCCGCATTGAGTTAGGAGAAATTGAAGCGAAGCTATTGCTACACCCAAGTGTGCAGACAAGCATAGTTATAGCCCATGAGGATAAGCTAGATAATAAGCGGTTGGTCGCCTATGTAGTTCCAAAAACGGGACAAACGCTTACAACTAGCGAACTCCGCGACTTTCTTAAGCAGAGGTTGGCAGATTATATGATACCGTCAGCCTTTTTCATGCTGAAATCTCTACCCCTAACACCCAACGGTAAAGTTGATCGCCGTGCTTTACCCACACCAGGACAAAATCGCCCCGAACTAGCAATAGACTTTATCGCACCAACAGACGAGGTAGAACTCAAGTTAACACAGATTTGGCAAGAGGCTTTAGGTATTAATTTCATAGGTGTTAAAGACAATTTCTTTGATTTAGGTGGACATTCTCTTGTTGCTTTACGCTTACTATCACTAATAGAGCAGACGTTCGGTAAAAGCCTTCCCCTATCAACTTTCTTGCAAGCCCCAACAGTGGAACAAGTAGCCAAGATTCTCCAGCAAGAGGAATCGCCTACACTGTGGAAGCCACTTATTCCCATTCAACCCAATGGTAAGAAACCACCGCTATTCTGCATACACGCTGCGGATGGTAATGTTATGGTTTTTCATAACTTAGTCGCTAATTTGGATGCAGATCAACCAGTTTACGCCCTGCAACCACATGGATTGGATGGGAAAAAACCTTTCCATACGAAAATTGAGGATATGGCATCTGACTATGTTAGAGAAATTCGTACCATCCAACCACAGGGGCCTTACTTACTAGCAGGTTATTCTGCTGGGGGTGTCATCGCCTTTGAGATGGCACAACAACTGGTTGCTCAAGGGGAAAAGGTAGAGTTGTTAGGGTTGTTTGATACTTATAGTTCAGCTTATTTCCATGAGTCGTTGTCTCAATGGATTTTTCGCCATTGGCGGAACTTTTTAGGGCTTAAATCACAGCATAAATTGAAGTATTTACTTATAGGAATCCAGGAATTTTTTCTAAATATTAAGAGAGATTCAAATATAGATAATGCTGAGAATGTATCTCTGGAATACAACCGAAGCCCTATGGAAATGAGTTTGTTTGCCACTCAAGAACAAGCTGTTAAAGACTATTGCCCACAAGTATATTCAGGTAAAATCACCCTGTTTCGGAGTAGTGAGCAGCCTTTGTGGCTGGCAGGCGATCGCAAATTAGGTTGGCAAGGACTAGCAGAAGTTGAAGTTCACGATATTCCCGGCAATCACAATAATATACTCAGAGCCAACGTTAAGTTTCTGGGCGATAAATTGAGGGATTGTTTGAAAATAACGAATATTGAGCAGTAA
- a CDS encoding tetratricopeptide repeat protein produces the protein MGAEEALELLDSLIFRTTGERLDTAQRILLRNLWEDERRTYQNIADICGYTEAHLKAVGAELWQILTDVLGEKVSKSNFFSVVQRFGRSQTLPKMSPILSLVVNNCQSPELDHNFVGRDREIAELNNYVMRGAKIILIQGEGGVGKTTLARRYLKTQGYYLLELWMAKESQNIVSVESVVEEWLRVDFNEEPGKEFGINLERLRRKLRDTACKIGVLIDNLESALDRNGRIIISRRPYVELLRVLADPSIQSITLITSRERLYESGVDVTFYSLGGLDESTWLKFCASCQIKSDSTALSEMCRAYGGNAKAMQIISGTITTDFEGDADVYWRENKNDLLIEPELKNLVASQFDRLEQMDSEAYRLLCRLGCYRYQDVSHVTIKGLQCLLWDVPEEQAKRVIKYLTDRLLIEFSKGKYWLHPVIATEAIARLKLNGEWHIANQKAAEFWHNSVTQVENPQDALMALEAYHHYMEIGDFEQAANVIIRGRPNKWDNKISLGVLFNRLGLLETLISVISPLIEKLDSDYHLNILYNLLGRAYHQVGNIKSALDCHYKSNKIAEKHGFLQERISSNFNLGLCYTDLWEIDKASQIFYYVKNLAATDKSYYQYVIYSLCCLAYLDSSIGQNENVGSMLKEAKTGLANDRLTSWGIGTSLLFLSLTYKNLGLIETAWEMCHQAINHCRQNQFSFLEARAKSCLASLYREKGEFTEAIAKHLEAISNMNTVSDKCNLAKAYYQLGLTYQRMGDVNQSRETFQAAIAIFNDMPAPKQVEKVKIAMVRLEKS, from the coding sequence ATGGGTGCAGAAGAAGCTTTAGAGCTTTTGGATAGTTTGATTTTTCGTACAACAGGGGAACGTCTAGATACAGCGCAAAGAATATTATTACGTAATTTATGGGAGGATGAAAGACGAACTTATCAGAATATTGCTGACATTTGTGGTTACACAGAAGCACATTTGAAAGCAGTTGGTGCGGAACTTTGGCAAATATTAACAGATGTGTTGGGGGAAAAAGTCTCGAAATCTAACTTCTTTTCGGTGGTTCAGAGATTTGGACGTTCGCAAACATTGCCGAAGATGTCGCCTATTTTAAGTTTAGTGGTGAATAATTGCCAGTCACCAGAACTAGATCATAACTTTGTGGGGCGCGATCGCGAAATAGCCGAACTAAACAACTACGTGATGCGAGGCGCAAAGATTATCCTCATTCAAGGTGAAGGCGGTGTTGGTAAAACTACCCTGGCGCGGAGGTATTTGAAAACGCAAGGTTATTACTTACTAGAGTTGTGGATGGCTAAGGAAAGCCAAAACATTGTGTCTGTAGAGAGTGTGGTTGAGGAATGGCTGAGGGTTGATTTTAACGAAGAACCAGGTAAAGAGTTTGGGATTAATTTAGAGAGGTTGCGGCGTAAACTGAGGGATACAGCCTGTAAGATAGGGGTTTTAATTGATAATCTGGAGTCTGCTTTAGATAGAAACGGACGTATTATTATTTCTCGTCGTCCTTATGTAGAGCTTTTACGAGTCTTAGCAGATCCTAGCATTCAATCTATCACGTTGATAACCAGCCGTGAACGTCTGTATGAATCTGGGGTAGATGTGACTTTCTATTCTCTAGGGGGTTTAGATGAGTCTACTTGGCTCAAGTTTTGTGCTAGTTGTCAAATTAAATCTGACTCCACTGCGTTGAGTGAAATGTGCAGAGCTTATGGTGGTAACGCTAAAGCTATGCAGATTATTAGTGGTACAATCACCACAGATTTTGAAGGCGATGCTGATGTTTACTGGCGCGAAAATAAGAATGATTTATTAATTGAACCAGAACTAAAAAATTTGGTTGCTAGCCAATTTGACCGTTTAGAACAAATGGATAGTGAAGCATACCGTTTACTTTGCCGTTTGGGGTGCTATCGCTATCAAGATGTTAGTCATGTCACTATTAAGGGATTACAATGTTTACTTTGGGATGTCCCTGAAGAACAAGCCAAAAGAGTAATTAAATATTTGACAGACCGTTTATTGATAGAATTTAGTAAAGGGAAATATTGGTTACATCCAGTGATTGCTACAGAAGCGATCGCCAGGTTAAAACTAAATGGAGAATGGCACATAGCTAACCAAAAAGCTGCCGAATTTTGGCATAATAGCGTTACTCAAGTCGAAAATCCCCAAGATGCTTTGATGGCATTAGAAGCTTATCATCACTACATGGAAATTGGTGATTTTGAACAAGCTGCTAATGTGATTATTCGTGGTAGACCAAACAAATGGGATAATAAGATATCTCTGGGGGTTTTATTTAACAGATTGGGTTTATTAGAGACGTTAATTTCTGTTATAAGTCCCTTAATTGAAAAATTAGATTCTGATTACCATTTAAACATACTTTATAATCTGCTCGGTAGAGCTTATCACCAAGTAGGAAATATTAAATCAGCATTAGACTGTCATTATAAATCTAATAAAATTGCTGAAAAGCATGGCTTTCTGCAAGAGAGAATATCTAGCAATTTTAATTTAGGACTATGTTATACAGATTTATGGGAAATTGATAAGGCAAGCCAGATTTTTTACTATGTGAAGAATTTAGCAGCAACAGATAAAAGCTACTATCAATATGTTATTTATTCCTTATGTTGTTTAGCTTACCTAGATTCTTCTATAGGACAGAATGAAAATGTAGGGTCTATGCTAAAAGAAGCCAAAACTGGGTTAGCAAACGATAGACTAACTTCTTGGGGTATAGGTACTAGTTTACTATTTCTGAGTTTGACTTATAAAAATTTAGGTTTGATAGAAACTGCTTGGGAAATGTGCCATCAAGCTATTAACCATTGTCGGCAAAATCAGTTTAGCTTTTTAGAAGCAAGGGCTAAATCTTGTTTAGCCTCATTATATCGGGAAAAGGGAGAATTTACAGAAGCGATCGCTAAACATCTAGAAGCCATCAGCAATATGAATACGGTATCTGATAAATGTAACTTAGCTAAAGCATATTATCAGTTAGGTTTAACTTATCAAAGAATGGGGGATGTTAACCAGAGTAGGGAGACATTTCAGGCTGCGATCGCTATTTTTAATGATATGCCTGCACCTAAGCAAGTAGAGAAAGTAAAAATAGCAATGGTACGTTTAGAAAAAAGTTAA